A stretch of DNA from Deltaproteobacteria bacterium:
AAAGGTTGGATGTTTGGAAGTTGGCAAGGTTTATCAAATATCCTCATGACAAAAATATTTTTAAGGAGAATATTAAATTGAACCCCGTTAGAATATTGCAAAATAAAACAATAATTCTAATTGGGGAAAATCTTATCTTACAAGGAGGATTCTAACGGGGTGAAACTCACAGGCGCGCAGATATTGATTGAGTCTTTGTTAAGGGAAGGGGTAGATACTGTTTTCGGCTATCCTGGGGGTGCGGTTTTGCCTATATATGATGTGTTGTATAAGGCTCAATTAAGGCATATACTTGTCCGCCACGAGCAGGGCGCTGTCCACATGGCAGACGGCTATGCAAGGGCATCAGGAAAACCGGGTGTGGTGATTGTTACATCGGGTCCTGGCGCTACCAATACTGTTACAGGCATTGCAACCGCATATATGGACTCAATACCTGTTGTAGTCTTTACAGGTCAGGTGCCTACAGCGCTTATAGGCAATGATGCGTTTCAGGAGGCGGATATTGTCGGTATAACAAGACCATGCACAAAACACAATTATCTTGTTAAAGATGTTAAAGATATGGCGAGGATTATAAAAGAGGCATTCCATATAGCGACAACAGGCAGACCGGGTCCTGTGCTTGTTGATCTGCCGAAAGATGTGCTGAATGCAACCGCTGAATTCAAATATCCTGAAAAGGCTGATGTGAGAAGTTATCAGCCCACATATGAAGGGCATCCCGGGCAAATCAAAAGGGCGCTCGATGCAATACTTTCTGCAAAAAGGCCCGTGATTTATGCTGGTGGCGGCGTTCGTTTGTCAAATGCGTCGAGAGAATTAAAGACACTGGCTGAGAAAGCGAATATCCCTGTAACTCTTACGCTTATGGGACTCGGCAGTTTTCCGGGGACACATCCGCTCTTTCTCGGCATGTTAGGCATGCACGGCACATATACTGCAAATATGTCTGTAACAAATACAGACTGCCTAATTGCAATCGGCTCAAGGTTTGATGACAGGGTTACAGGAAAGGTAGATGAGTTTGCCCCTTATGCAAAAATCATACACATTGACATAGACCCTACATCCATAAGCAAAAATGTCCGTGTTGATGTGCCGATTGTCGGTGATGTTCGTCATGTTTTGAAGAATATGCTGAAAGAATTGGATAATTTAAAGCAGCCTAAGGTGGGGACAGATTTAAAATCTGTCCCCAGAGTTCCAGAATGGCATGAGCAAATCACAAGGTGGAAAGAGACGCATAAACTTTCATATAAACAAAATGCTCAAATCAAACCGCAGTATGTCATAGAAAAACTCTATGAACTTACAAAGGGCAGCGCGATTATCACAACAGAGGTCGGGCAGAATCAGATGTGGGCAGCGCAATTTTATCTTTATGACAGCCCGCGCCAGTTTTTGACATCAGGCGGACTTGGCACAATGGGTTATGGATTTCCTGCTGCGATAGGCGCGCAGGCTGCGTTTCCTGACAAGACAGTAATTGACATTGCAGGGGATGGAAGCATTCAGATGAACATACAGGAACTTGCCACAGCAGTTCAATATAAACTGCCTGTTAAGGTTGCGATACTCAATAACAGATTTTTAGGCATGGTGCGACAGTGGCAGGAATTTTTCTATGAAAAGAGATATTCCTATACATGTATGGATGCCGCTCCTGATTTTGTAAAACTTGCAGAGGCTTATGGCGCAGTCGGGCTTCGGGCAGAAAAGCCTGAAGAGGTTGTGCCTGTTATAAAAGAGGCGCTTAAAGTCAATAGACCTGTGTTTATGGATTTTCAGGTGGACAGGGAAGAGGATGTGTATCCAATGGTGCCGGCAGGACAGCCTTTGAATAAGATGCTTTTGGTATAAAAACAAGGATGGTGTTTTAAGGAAAATAAAGGATAGGAGACATTTATCTGAACAGGCAACAAATACTGCTTATCAGGATAGGGACAAATGCGAACTCAGGAACAAAATTGGTGGCTGGAATCAAGTAAAGATGATTGGAGGGCGTTTGAGGTGCTTAAATCCAGCGGCAACTATTCTCTGGCTGTTTTTCATCTTCAACAATCCGCTGAAAAGGCATTAAAGGCTCTTTGTTTAAAACATGGGAGACCCGGGTATACTCACAGTTGTCTGGACCTTCTTAAAAAAATAATTGGCATTGGAGTCAAAGTAGACGAAGCCGTTATTGGATCAACAAAGAGACTTGACCCTCATTATATATTGTCCAGATATCCTAATGGCGTTGGAGGTATTCCAAGAGATTATTATGATTTGAAACTTGTAGAGGAGATGGAAAAATGCTCAAAGATAATAATGAACTTTGTGGAATTGAACCTGTAAAAAAAGAATGGGTTGATGATTTAGTTGCTGGTATTGAAAGAGGTTATGGCATTCATATACAAAAGGCTATCCTTTTTGGCTCTCGCGCTATAAACGAACATATAACATGGAGCGATTACGATATCTGTTTTATATCTGCGGATTTTAAGGGGATGAAACCATGGGAAAGAATGGAAATAATGTTAGGGGAGTGGCATGGTGAAAGACCCCTCGAACCGATTTGTTATACCCCAGAAGAGTTTAATACACTAAAAATTTCTTTAATTGATGAAATCAAAAATAACGGCAGGATAATTTACGGAGGTTTTTGATGCGTCATACAATATCCATTTTAGTTGACAATGAGTTCGGCGTATTGAGCAGGATTGCAGGGCTCTTTTCTGGCAGGGGATTTAATATTGAGAGTTTGTGCGTTGCAGAGACTATTGACCCGAAGGTTTCACGAATGACAATAGTAACAACAGGCGATGACCAGATAATAGAGCAGATAACAAAACATTTGAATAAACTCATAAATGTTATAAAGGTCTCTGACCTTACAGCCGAGGACCATATTGAGCGGGAACTTGCAATGATAAAGGTGAATGTGAGTGAAAAAGACAGGGCTGAAGTATTGAGCATAGTTGACATATTCAGGGCAAAGGTTGTTGATGTGAGTCCAAAGACATATACAATTGAGATGACAGGCGATAATGAAAAGGTAAATGCAATGGTTGAACTTTTAAAGCCGTTCGGCATAAAAGAGATTGCAAAGACAGGAAAGATTGCAATTGCGAGAAGCCCAAAAAAACCGTGATGCGTTTTACCGTAAGCGGTGAGCCGTGAACAGTAAGCCGTTTACTGCTTACCGCTCACTGTTTACTGCTGCACATAACGCACACGAATAACGAGAGGAGATAATTAGATGAAGGTTTATTATGACAAGGATGCAAGTTTGGAGATTATCAGAAAGAGGAAGGTTGCTGTTATAGGCTACGGCAGTCAGGGGCATGCACATTCACAGAATTTAAAAGAAAGCGGTGTTGATGTGGTTGTGGGTCTTAGAAAGGACGGCGGCTCGTGGAAGAAGGCGGAGGGCGCGGGTCTCAAGGTTTTGGAGGTTGCCGCTGCCGTGAAACAGGCGGATGTGGTGATGATTCTCGTGCCGGATGAATTGCAAGGCGATTTGTATAAAAATGAGATTGCACCGAATCTTAAAAAAGGGGCATATCTTGCATTTGCACATGGCTTCAATATACACTTTGGGCAGATTGTGCCTGATGCCAGTATAAATGTATTTATGGCTGCACCTAAAGGACCTGGGCACCTTGTCCGACATGAATATACAAAAGGCAATGGTGTGCCAATGCTTATTGCAGTGCATCAAGACCCATCTAAAGATACAAAAGATGTAGCCCTTTCTTATGCCTCTGCAATCGGCGGCGGCAGGGCAGGTATAATTGAAACTACATTCAGGGATGAGACAGAGACAGATTTATTCGGGGAGCAGGCGGTTTTGTGCGGCGGGACAACAGCGCTTATTATGGCAGGCTATGAAACCCTTGTTGAAGCAGGCTATCCAGAGGAGATGGCATATTTTGAATGCCTGCACGAACTAAAACTGATTGTGGACTTGATATATGAAGGCGGTATATCCAACATGAGATATTCAATAAGCAACACCGCCCAGTACGGTGATTTGACAAGAGGTCCCCGCATTATAACAGAAGAGACAAAGAAAGAGATGAAGAAGATATTGTCTGAAATCCAAAGCGGCGCATTTGCAAAAGAATGGATGCTGGAAAACAGGGTAAATAAGCCTGTGTTTACTGCACTTACAAAAAAAGGACAAAACCATCCTGTAGAAAAGGTGGGTGAAAATCTCCGCGCCATGATGCCGTGGTTGAAGAAGGGAAAGATAGTGGATAAGAGCAAGAACTGAATGCGTATTCCAATCGCCAGTGAAGGTTACCCCTTTATACTGGTTTCAATTGTTATAACAATATTTTTTCTGTGGCTAGGATGGAGACCATTTGCCTACATCCTTATTTTATGGACAATATTTGTTATTGCATTTTTCAGGGACCCTGAAAGGGAAATACCGACTAATGAAAATGCAATTGTATCGCCTGCAGACGGCAAGGTAATAATTGTCGATAAGGTATTTGAAGACAGATTTCTTAAAAGCGATGCAATCAAAATCAGCATCTTTATGAATGTCTTCAATGTCCATGTAAACAGAAACCCTGTGTCAGGGAAAGTTACCGGCATTTTTTATAACCAAGGTAAATTCCTTTCTGCAAATCTTGACAAGGCTTCTCTGGAAAATGAACAAAATGCGGTTGTTGTAGAATCTTTAGAAGGTAAAAAAATTGTATATGTTCAGATTGCAGGACTTATTGCAAGAAGGATTGTCTGCTATTTAAAAGAGGGTGATACAGTTGAAAAAGGCAAAAGATTTGGCATGATAAGATTTGGCTCAAGACTGGATGTATATCTTCCGCCTGAATATAAAATAGATGTAAAGGTTGGCGATAAAGTGAAAGCAGGGAGTTCAATATTAGGCTATTGGCAATAGGCTGTAGGCTATAGGGTTTCTACAACGGCATTTAATATGATTGACAGACAGAAACCAAAACCAGAAGGGATAAAAAAAGGGGTTTTCATTCTCCCCAACCTCGTAACCTCAGCAAGTCTATTCGGCGGTTTTTATTCAATCATTGCTTGCCTTGACGGAGCCTTTGATAGGGCGGCAATAGCAATACTGGTCTCTGCTGTCCTTGACGGGCTTGACGGCAGGATTGCAAGGCTTACAGGCTCTACAAGTAAATTCGGCGTTGAATATGATTCGCTTGCTGATTTGATTGCCTTTGGTCTTGCCCCCGGAATACTCATATTTACATGGGCACTCCGACCATTCGGCAGATACGGCTGGCTTGCGGCATTTTTATATGTTGTATGCGGAGCGCTAAGGCTTGCAAGGTTCAATGTTCAGATAACTACCATAGAAAGTAAGAGTTTCAATGGT
This window harbors:
- the ilvB gene encoding biosynthetic-type acetolactate synthase large subunit, with protein sequence MKLTGAQILIESLLREGVDTVFGYPGGAVLPIYDVLYKAQLRHILVRHEQGAVHMADGYARASGKPGVVIVTSGPGATNTVTGIATAYMDSIPVVVFTGQVPTALIGNDAFQEADIVGITRPCTKHNYLVKDVKDMARIIKEAFHIATTGRPGPVLVDLPKDVLNATAEFKYPEKADVRSYQPTYEGHPGQIKRALDAILSAKRPVIYAGGGVRLSNASRELKTLAEKANIPVTLTLMGLGSFPGTHPLFLGMLGMHGTYTANMSVTNTDCLIAIGSRFDDRVTGKVDEFAPYAKIIHIDIDPTSISKNVRVDVPIVGDVRHVLKNMLKELDNLKQPKVGTDLKSVPRVPEWHEQITRWKETHKLSYKQNAQIKPQYVIEKLYELTKGSAIITTEVGQNQMWAAQFYLYDSPRQFLTSGGLGTMGYGFPAAIGAQAAFPDKTVIDIAGDGSIQMNIQELATAVQYKLPVKVAILNNRFLGMVRQWQEFFYEKRYSYTCMDAAPDFVKLAEAYGAVGLRAEKPEEVVPVIKEALKVNRPVFMDFQVDREEDVYPMVPAGQPLNKMLLV
- a CDS encoding HEPN domain-containing protein codes for the protein MRTQEQNWWLESSKDDWRAFEVLKSSGNYSLAVFHLQQSAEKALKALCLKHGRPGYTHSCLDLLKKIIGIGVKVDEAVIGSTKRLDPHYILSRYPNGVGGIPRDYYDLKLVEEMEKCSKIIMNFVELNL
- a CDS encoding nucleotidyltransferase domain-containing protein, with the translated sequence MLKDNNELCGIEPVKKEWVDDLVAGIERGYGIHIQKAILFGSRAINEHITWSDYDICFISADFKGMKPWERMEIMLGEWHGERPLEPICYTPEEFNTLKISLIDEIKNNGRIIYGGF
- the ilvN gene encoding acetolactate synthase small subunit produces the protein MRHTISILVDNEFGVLSRIAGLFSGRGFNIESLCVAETIDPKVSRMTIVTTGDDQIIEQITKHLNKLINVIKVSDLTAEDHIERELAMIKVNVSEKDRAEVLSIVDIFRAKVVDVSPKTYTIEMTGDNEKVNAMVELLKPFGIKEIAKTGKIAIARSPKKP
- the ilvC gene encoding ketol-acid reductoisomerase, with product MKVYYDKDASLEIIRKRKVAVIGYGSQGHAHSQNLKESGVDVVVGLRKDGGSWKKAEGAGLKVLEVAAAVKQADVVMILVPDELQGDLYKNEIAPNLKKGAYLAFAHGFNIHFGQIVPDASINVFMAAPKGPGHLVRHEYTKGNGVPMLIAVHQDPSKDTKDVALSYASAIGGGRAGIIETTFRDETETDLFGEQAVLCGGTTALIMAGYETLVEAGYPEEMAYFECLHELKLIVDLIYEGGISNMRYSISNTAQYGDLTRGPRIITEETKKEMKKILSEIQSGAFAKEWMLENRVNKPVFTALTKKGQNHPVEKVGENLRAMMPWLKKGKIVDKSKN
- a CDS encoding phosphatidylserine decarboxylase family protein, producing MRIPIASEGYPFILVSIVITIFFLWLGWRPFAYILILWTIFVIAFFRDPEREIPTNENAIVSPADGKVIIVDKVFEDRFLKSDAIKISIFMNVFNVHVNRNPVSGKVTGIFYNQGKFLSANLDKASLENEQNAVVVESLEGKKIVYVQIAGLIARRIVCYLKEGDTVEKGKRFGMIRFGSRLDVYLPPEYKIDVKVGDKVKAGSSILGYWQ
- the pssA gene encoding CDP-diacylglycerol--serine O-phosphatidyltransferase, giving the protein MIDRQKPKPEGIKKGVFILPNLVTSASLFGGFYSIIACLDGAFDRAAIAILVSAVLDGLDGRIARLTGSTSKFGVEYDSLADLIAFGLAPGILIFTWALRPFGRYGWLAAFLYVVCGALRLARFNVQITTIESKSFNGLPIPAAASLVASTVIIFFYFGYGEITKHVTVLILVYLLAFLMVSNTKYYSFKELNLTKKMPFMLLVGLILLLIAIAAEPQIVLFVLTFGYVLSGPVTTIFFRKRQHKVIKSKVLHLHTPLEKKRQGD